A region from the Geobacillus vulcani PSS1 genome encodes:
- the spoVG gene encoding septation regulator SpoVG, translated as MEVTDVRLRRVNTEGRMKAIASITLDNEFVVHDIRVIDGNNGLFVAMPSKRTPDGEFRDIAHPINSATRGKIQEAILAEYHRLGKLEEELEEAGAS; from the coding sequence ATGGAAGTGACAGACGTAAGATTACGCCGCGTCAATACCGAAGGACGGATGAAAGCGATCGCCTCCATTACGTTGGACAACGAGTTCGTCGTCCATGACATCCGCGTCATCGACGGAAACAATGGGCTGTTCGTTGCGATGCCGAGCAAACGCACGCCGGACGGTGAGTTCCGCGACATCGCACATCCGATCAATTCCGCCACGCGCGGGAAAATCCAGGAGGCGATCCTCGCTGAATACCACCGCCTCGGAAAATTGGAAGAAGAACTTGAAGAAGCAGGCGCTTCGTAA
- a CDS encoding RidA family protein, translating into MRKVETTKAPQAIGPYSQGIIVNNMFYSSGQIPLTPEGELVKGDIQAQTHQVFQNLKAVLEAAGASLDTVVKTTVFLKNMDDFAAMNEVYSQYFPNHKPARSCVEVARLPKDVLVEIEVVALVP; encoded by the coding sequence ATGAGAAAGGTAGAGACAACGAAGGCGCCGCAAGCGATCGGCCCGTATTCGCAAGGGATCATCGTCAACAACATGTTTTACAGCTCCGGGCAAATCCCGCTCACTCCAGAAGGGGAACTGGTGAAAGGCGACATTCAGGCGCAGACGCATCAAGTGTTCCAAAACTTGAAAGCCGTATTGGAAGCGGCCGGAGCTTCGCTCGATACGGTGGTGAAAACGACCGTGTTTTTGAAAAATATGGATGATTTTGCGGCGATGAATGAAGTGTACAGCCAATACTTCCCGAACCATAAGCCGGCGCGTTCATGCGTGGAAGTAGCCCGGCTGCCGAAAGATGTCCTTGTCGAAATTGAAGTTGTCGCCCTCGTTCCGTGA
- the glmU gene encoding bifunctional UDP-N-acetylglucosamine diphosphorylase/glucosamine-1-phosphate N-acetyltransferase GlmU, whose protein sequence is MKRYAVILAAGQGTRMKSKWYKVLHPVCGKPMVQHVIDQVSKLGVEKTIAVVGFGAEQVKEQLGSQCEYALQEEPLGTAHAVMQAAPHLRGLEGVTIVVCGDTPLITAETMKMLIEHHMAAKAKATVLTAIADDPSGYGRIVRNEAGHVEKIVEHKDASEQERNIREINTGTYCFDNETLFQALTKVTNQNAQGEYYLTDVIEIIKADGGVVSAYQAPSFEETIGVNDRIALAEAERIMRARICRQHMKNGVTIIDPASTYISAEAVIGRDTVIYPGTVIEGETVIGEDCIIGPNSEIKNCYIGHRTSIRHSVAHDSEIGSDVTIGPFAHIRPLSKIDDEVRIGNFVEVKKSTFGKGSKASHLSYIGDAEVGADVNLGCGSITVNYDGVNKHMTKIEDGAFIGCNVNLIAPVTVGQGAYVAAGSTITNDVPGRALAIARARQVNKENYVDRLPGKKKS, encoded by the coding sequence ATGAAGCGATATGCGGTCATTTTGGCGGCCGGACAAGGGACGAGGATGAAATCCAAGTGGTATAAAGTGCTTCATCCCGTTTGCGGCAAGCCAATGGTTCAGCACGTCATCGACCAAGTGTCGAAGCTTGGGGTGGAAAAAACGATTGCGGTAGTGGGATTTGGAGCCGAACAAGTGAAAGAACAGCTCGGCTCCCAGTGTGAATACGCCTTGCAGGAGGAGCCACTCGGGACGGCGCATGCGGTGATGCAGGCGGCTCCGCATTTGCGTGGTCTTGAAGGAGTGACGATTGTCGTCTGTGGGGATACGCCGCTCATCACCGCTGAGACAATGAAGATGCTCATCGAGCATCATATGGCCGCCAAGGCGAAGGCGACCGTATTGACGGCCATCGCTGATGATCCGTCCGGATATGGCCGCATTGTCCGCAACGAGGCTGGCCATGTCGAGAAAATTGTCGAACATAAGGATGCGAGCGAGCAAGAGCGGAACATCCGTGAGATTAACACAGGAACGTACTGTTTTGACAATGAGACACTGTTTCAAGCGCTTACAAAGGTGACGAATCAAAACGCTCAAGGCGAATATTATTTAACGGATGTCATTGAAATTATCAAAGCGGACGGCGGTGTGGTGTCCGCCTATCAGGCGCCTTCGTTTGAAGAAACGATCGGCGTCAACGATCGCATCGCCCTCGCTGAAGCGGAGCGGATCATGCGTGCTCGCATTTGCCGTCAGCATATGAAAAACGGGGTCACGATCATTGATCCGGCTTCCACGTATATTTCCGCCGAGGCGGTGATCGGGCGCGATACAGTTATTTACCCCGGCACGGTGATTGAAGGCGAGACAGTGATCGGTGAAGACTGCATCATTGGACCGAATTCGGAAATTAAAAATTGCTATATCGGCCATCGCACATCGATTCGCCATTCGGTCGCCCATGACAGCGAGATTGGTTCTGATGTGACGATCGGCCCGTTCGCCCATATTCGCCCGCTGTCAAAAATCGACGATGAGGTGCGGATCGGCAATTTCGTCGAGGTGAAAAAGTCGACGTTTGGCAAAGGAAGCAAGGCGTCGCACTTGAGTTATATTGGCGATGCTGAGGTCGGCGCCGATGTCAATCTTGGCTGTGGGTCGATTACGGTCAACTACGACGGTGTGAATAAGCATATGACTAAAATCGAAGACGGCGCGTTTATTGGTTGCAATGTCAACTTGATTGCACCGGTTACGGTAGGACAAGGCGCTTATGTCGCCGCTGGATCGACGATCACGAATGATGTCCCCGGTCGTGCACTTGCCATTGCCCGCGCCCGGCAAGTCAATAAAGAAAATTATGTCGATCGCCTGCCAGGCAAGAAAAAATCTTAG
- a CDS encoding ribose-phosphate diphosphokinase, with amino-acid sequence MSDCQHQLKLFALNSNMKLAKEIAEVMGIKLGKCSVSRFSDGEIQINIEESIRGDDVFVIQSTSVPVNEHLMELLIMIDALKRASARTINIVMPYYGYARQDRKARSREPITAKLVANLLETAGASRVITLDLHAPQIQGFFDIPIDHLMGVPILADYFKSKQLEDIVVVSPDHGGVTRARKLADRLKAPIAIIDKRRPKPNVAEVMNIVGQVAGKTAILIDDIIDTAGTITLAANALAENGAKEVYACCTHPVLSGPAIERIQNSRIKELVVTNSIALPEEKKIDKIVELSVAPLIAEAITRVYEMKSVSVLFD; translated from the coding sequence ATGTCTGACTGTCAGCATCAATTAAAATTGTTCGCTCTGAACTCGAACATGAAGTTGGCGAAGGAAATTGCAGAAGTCATGGGAATCAAGCTCGGCAAATGTTCCGTTTCCCGTTTCAGCGACGGGGAAATTCAAATCAACATTGAAGAAAGCATCCGCGGCGACGATGTGTTCGTCATTCAATCGACGAGCGTGCCGGTCAACGAGCATTTGATGGAGTTGCTTATTATGATCGACGCGTTAAAGCGTGCTTCGGCCCGCACGATCAACATCGTGATGCCGTATTACGGCTATGCCCGTCAAGATCGGAAAGCGCGTTCGCGCGAACCGATTACGGCGAAGCTGGTCGCCAACTTGCTTGAAACGGCCGGGGCGTCGCGTGTCATCACGCTTGATTTGCATGCCCCCCAAATTCAAGGATTTTTCGATATCCCAATCGATCATTTAATGGGTGTGCCCATTTTGGCGGATTATTTCAAAAGCAAACAATTGGAAGATATTGTCGTCGTCTCCCCGGACCATGGCGGTGTCACAAGGGCGCGCAAGCTCGCCGATCGCTTGAAAGCGCCGATTGCCATTATCGATAAGCGCCGGCCGAAGCCGAACGTGGCGGAAGTGATGAACATTGTCGGACAAGTGGCGGGGAAAACGGCCATTTTGATTGACGATATTATCGATACCGCCGGCACGATTACGCTCGCGGCCAACGCTCTTGCCGAGAATGGAGCGAAGGAAGTGTATGCATGCTGCACCCACCCGGTGCTGTCCGGTCCGGCGATTGAGCGCATCCAAAACTCTAGAATTAAGGAGCTTGTCGTCACCAATTCAATTGCCTTGCCAGAAGAGAAGAAAATTGATAAAATTGTAGAGCTGTCGGTGGCTCCGCTTATTGCTGAAGCGATTACGCGCGTGTACGAAATGAAGTCTGTCAGCGTCCTGTTCGACTAA